From the genome of Phycicoccus duodecadis:
GTGGTCCCCACGGAGGTCCTGGTCGCGGGCTACCGCACGGTCACCTGGGACGACGGCTCGCTGGGATGCCCGGTCAAGGGCCAGGCCTACACCCAGGCCCGCGTCGAGGGCGAGATCCTCCTGCTGCGCGCCGGCCAGCGGGTCATGTCGTACCACTCGGGGCGCGGTGGCCCGTTCGCTTACTGCGCCACGCCGAGCGGCGCGTTCTCGCCCCGCTCCTGAGCGGCGCCTTCCGCCGCGTCCCGGACGTGACAGGACCGGGCCATCTCATACGTGGCCCGGTCCTCCGCAAGCCTAGGCACGGGTGGGGGGACGCCCGGCGAGCGACACGCGGCGACCCGGTGAACTCGGGGTGCCGCTCCGGATCAGCGCGGCGGGTCGGTCGAGATGCCGGGCAGCAGGGTCTCCCCGGCCCGCAGGGCGTCCAGCGCCGCCGGGTCGATGGACTCGATGTGGCTCAGCCCCTTGCGCCGGTAGCGCACCAGCTGCACGACCCCGAGGCCCCAGAACAGGAACTGCACCGACATCGCGAGGCGGAAGTCGTCGCGGGTGTACTCGGACGGGCCGCCCGGCGCGAGGCGGTCCAGGACCACCCCGATGAGGGCGATGCACAGCAGCGAGGCGGTGAACCCGCCGACGTTGACCACTCCGGTCGCGCGCCCCAGGTGGGTCGGGGGGTGGAAGGTGCGGGCCAGGTCGAAGCCCACCATCGACCCGGGGCCCCCGACCGCGGTGACGACGGCCAGGACGACCAGCAGCCAGAGCGGGGCCGGCCCGGGCCAGAGCAGCGTGACGGCCCAGGTGACGGCGATGACCGCGACGATGCCGAGCACCAGCTGCGAGCGGCGGTACGGCAGCCGCGCGGTGAAGGTGGCGATCACCGGGCCGGCCGCCATGGCCGTGAGGGTCATCGCGACCAGGACCAGCGAGGCCGTGCGCGGCGACACCCCCTCGCTCACCAGGAACGGGTAGCCCCAGAGCATCGTGAAGACGGTGGCCCCGAACTGCGAGGTGAAGTGCACCCAGAGCCCGAGCCGGGTGCCGGGGTTGCCCCAGACCTCGCCGAGGGTGCGGGCCAGGGCCCGCACCTTGATGCGCTCGACCGCCTCGCCCCGGTACGGGCTGTCCTTGACGACCAGGACGAGGGCGACGCCGAGGACCACCCCGAGGCCGGCCGCGGTGGCGTACGAGCGGGTCCATCCGAACGCGGCGAGGGCGGCGGCCAGCGGGGTGGCGGCCGCCACCGCGCCGAGCTGGCCGACCATCCCGCTCAGCTGGGTGATGAAGGGGGCCTGCTTCACCCGGAACCACAGGGCGACGAGGCGCAGCAACGAGGTGAAGACCATCGCGTCGCCGGCGCCCAGCAGCACCCGCGCGGCCAGCCCGACCTCGAAGGTGCCCGCGACGGCGAACCAGAACTGCCCGGCGGTCATCAGCACCAGGCCGGTGAGCATCAGGCGCTTGGAACCGAAGCGGTCGAGCAGCACGCCCACGGGGATCTGCATGGCGGCGTAGACCGCGAGCTGGACCACGGTGAAGGTCGACAGCTGGGCGGCGCTGATGTGGAACCGCTCGGCCGCCAGCAGCCCGGCCACCCCGAGCGAGGTGCGGTGGAAGACGGCCAGCACGTACACGGAGAGGCCGACGGCCCAGATGGCCCAGGCGCGGCGCCGGCCGATGTTGTGCACCTGGCGGAGCACGGGGCGGGTCACGCCCCCGATTCTAGGAGCGCCGCCGAGAACGGGCCGCACGCTTCCGAGGCGCGGTGCCCGAGCTCGCCCACGGACCCTCGCGCCGACGGGGCCGCGCCCCTAGGAGCCGACCGGGAGGCGCTGCTCGGCCACGCCGTTGCCGCCGTCGACGACCAGCACCTGGCCCGTGACGTACGCGGCCCCCGGGCTCGCGAGGAACGCGACGGCCGCGGCCACCTCGGCCGCGATGCCCGAGCGCCCCGCCGGGACCAGCAGCCCCTCGGCCTCCTCGGACGGCGTCTGGGACCCGGTGGCGATCCAGCCGGGGGCGACGGCGTTGGCGGTCACCCCGGCCGCCGCCTCGTCGACGGCCAGCGCCCGGGCCAGGCCCACGAGGGCGGCCTTCGCGGTCGTGTACGCGACGTCGGCCCGCAAGGCCATCACGGGCCCGGCCGTCGACGAGACCATCACGACCCGCCCGGACCCGCTCGCCCGCAGGTGCGGCAGCGCCGCCCGGGTGACCAGGTAGGCGGTGTCGAGGTTGCGGGCCAGCGAGGCGGCCCAGCGTTCCGGTGGCGTGCCGAGGAGGTCGCCCTCGAGGTAGTCGCCGCCGCCGGCCACCGACACCATCCCGGCGTTGTTGACCAGGACGTCGACGCCGCCGCCGAGGGCGAGCGCGGCCTCGACGGTCGCCGCCGCCCCCGCCTCGGTGGTGAGGTCGGCCACCACCCCGACGGCCCGGTGCCCGGAGCCGGTCAACGAGGCGGCGCGCTCGTGGACGCGGTCGGTCGTGGCCCCGATGACGACGGCCGCGCCACACTCGGCCAGCAGTCGCGCGCAGGCGAACCCGATGCCCGATGGTGAGCCCGCGCCGGTGACGACCGCCGTCCGCCCGGTGAGGTCGAACGCGGCCGGAAGGGCCGGCGGCACGGTCAGCCGACCGCGTCGGCCAGCGACTCCTCGAGGACGTCCATCGCCTCGTGGAGCAGGTCGTCGCCGATCGAGAGCGGCGGCAGGAAGCGGAAGACGTTGCCGTAGGTGCCGCAGGTGAGGGTGACGACCCCCCGCTGGTGACAGCCGGCGTTGACGGCGGCCGTGAGAGCGGCGGCCGGCTCCTTGGTGGCGGGGTCGGTGACGAGCTCCATGGCCATCATCGCGCCGCGTCCGCGCACGTCGCCGATCTGGGCGTAGCGCTCCGCCAGCGAGCCGAGCCGCTCGCCGAGGATCTTGCCGATGTCGCGCGCCCGGCCGGCCAGGTCGTCGGCCTCCATGGACTCGATCGAGGCCAGCGCGGCGGCGCACGCCACGGGGTTGCCACCGTAGGTACCGCCGAGGCCGCCACCGTGCACGGCATCCATGATCTCGGCGCGACCGGTGACGGCGGCCAGCGGCATCCCGCCGGCGATCCCCTTGGCCGTGGTGACCAGGTCGGGGACGACGCCCTCGTGGTCGCACGCGAACCAGTCGCCGGTGCGGCAGAAGCCCGACTGCACCTCGTCGGCGACCAGCAGGATGCCGTGCTCGCGGCACCAGTCGGCCAGGCCGGGCAGGAAGCCCTCGGGCGGGACGATAAACCCGCCCTCGCCCTGCACCGGCTCGATGACGACGGCAGCGGTGTTCTCCTCGCCGACCTGCGCG
Proteins encoded in this window:
- a CDS encoding MFS transporter, giving the protein MTRPVLRQVHNIGRRRAWAIWAVGLSVYVLAVFHRTSLGVAGLLAAERFHISAAQLSTFTVVQLAVYAAMQIPVGVLLDRFGSKRLMLTGLVLMTAGQFWFAVAGTFEVGLAARVLLGAGDAMVFTSLLRLVALWFRVKQAPFITQLSGMVGQLGAVAAATPLAAALAAFGWTRSYATAAGLGVVLGVALVLVVKDSPYRGEAVERIKVRALARTLGEVWGNPGTRLGLWVHFTSQFGATVFTMLWGYPFLVSEGVSPRTASLVLVAMTLTAMAAGPVIATFTARLPYRRSQLVLGIVAVIAVTWAVTLLWPGPAPLWLLVVLAVVTAVGGPGSMVGFDLARTFHPPTHLGRATGVVNVGGFTASLLCIALIGVVLDRLAPGGPSEYTRDDFRLAMSVQFLFWGLGVVQLVRYRRKGLSHIESIDPAALDALRAGETLLPGISTDPPR
- the gabT gene encoding 4-aminobutyrate--2-oxoglutarate transaminase; the protein is MIEQQRILATSIPGPRSQELQARKQAAVASGVGTGLPVYVTEGAGGIIRDVDGNQLIDLGSGIAVTTVGNGNQRVVDAVTEQIARFTHTCFMVTPYEPYLGVCEKLNALTPGSHEKRSALFNSGAEAVENAVKIARHATGRQAVVVFEHAYHGRTNLTMGMTAKNMPYKHRFGPFAPEIYRVPMAYPYRWPGGAQRCAEEALATVTSMIHAQVGEENTAAVVIEPVQGEGGFIVPPEGFLPGLADWCREHGILLVADEVQSGFCRTGDWFACDHEGVVPDLVTTAKGIAGGMPLAAVTGRAEIMDAVHGGGLGGTYGGNPVACAAALASIESMEADDLAGRARDIGKILGERLGSLAERYAQIGDVRGRGAMMAMELVTDPATKEPAAALTAAVNAGCHQRGVVTLTCGTYGNVFRFLPPLSIGDDLLHEAMDVLEESLADAVG
- a CDS encoding SDR family NAD(P)-dependent oxidoreductase, with translation MPPALPAAFDLTGRTAVVTGAGSPSGIGFACARLLAECGAAVVIGATTDRVHERAASLTGSGHRAVGVVADLTTEAGAAATVEAALALGGGVDVLVNNAGMVSVAGGGDYLEGDLLGTPPERWAASLARNLDTAYLVTRAALPHLRASGSGRVVMVSSTAGPVMALRADVAYTTAKAALVGLARALAVDEAAAGVTANAVAPGWIATGSQTPSEEAEGLLVPAGRSGIAAEVAAAVAFLASPGAAYVTGQVLVVDGGNGVAEQRLPVGS